The region TATCGGTGTAGCAGGTATAATAGCACTTTTCTCAGCTTACATATTTGCAAGATTTCTTAAGATGGAAAAGGAGTTTTTATCATCAGGATTTTATACCTATAATCCTCTCCTTGTTGGACTGTCCATCGGGTATCTTTTCAAGATAACACCTCTTACAGTGTTCTTTATAGCTGCTTCAGGGATCTTGACTTTCGTTTTTTCTGTTATGCTTTTCAGCCTTTTCTCATACTATCTCAGGCTACCAATACTCAGTATACCTTTTGTTGTTATAAGCTCAACAATATACCTTGCTGTTTCAAACTACTCAAACCTATTTGTAAGCTCCCTTTATCCACACATAAATTTTTCCTTTCTTGAAAACTATATTCCTGTATGGGTGTCAGGTTATTTTAAATCCCTTGGGACGATACTTTTCTTACCTGACATACTTGCAGGTTTTATCTTCTCCCTTGTGATCTTCTATATCTCAAGGATACTCTTTTTCCTGTCAGTTATCGGTTACTACAGCGGAACTTTTGCCTCAGGTATCTTGACAGGCTCTCTCTACCAGGCGTTTTCAGATATAAGCCATTTTAATTTTATACTGATATCAATGGCACTTGGAGGTATATTTCTTATACCATCTATAAGGTCCTACTTTGTTGCTTTAACAGGTGTTATAACCTCAACCATTGTTCTTTCAGCTATAAAAACCTTCTGGGCATTGTACGGCATACCGGCATTTACACTTCCTTTTAATATTATCACCTTAACATTCATATATGTTTTAGGTATCGTTGGGTTCCCTTTTGTTGCAAGGATAATAAGGAAAACACCTGAAGAGACACTTGATTTTTACCTTACCAACCTTAAGAGATATAAAGGGTCTGAAAGAACTCTACACCTGCCTTTCTCAGGCAGATGGACTGTGTATCAGGGTTTTAATGGAAGATGGACGCATAAAGGTGGATGGAGGTATGCTTACGATTTTGTTATAACAGATGAGGAAGGGAAGACCTACAGGAATGAAGGTCTTGAACTTGAGGATTACTATGCATTCAGAAAACCTGTTTTATCCCCTGTTAGAGGAAGGGTTGTAAAGGTCATAAATGATCTTCCTGATAATCCTATAGGTCAGGTGGACAGGGAGAACAGCTGGGGAAATCTTGTTATTATCCACGATCCGAGAGGTTTTTATGTTGAGATATCCCATCTCTCATACAGATCAGTAAAGGTAAAGGAGGGGGACTGGGTTGAGGTTGGAAGTTATATAGGACTGTGTGGAAATTCAGGTTACTCCCCACAGCCACATATTCATATTCAGGTACAGCTGTCTGACAGTGTGGGAGGATATACAGTTCCCTTCAGTTTTGTTAATTTCATATCTGATGGAAGATTTTACTCAAACGATCTTCCTGATGAGGGAAGCGTTGTGGAGCCTGTATTCCCAGATAAAACTCTTGAACTTAAGTTCTCATTCGTCCTTGATAACTCCTTTGAGTATAAGGTTTTAAAAAAGGGAAAAGAGGAAGAAAGGCTTAAGATCACTGTAAAGATGTCCCCTGACGGAACTTTTTATTTTGATTCAGGTAAGGGAAAGCTTTACTTTGGAAAGTATGAGGGAACATTTTACTTTTTCAGGCTTGATGGTGATGATGAATACCTTAAACTGCTCTTTGAAGCTTTACCTAAGATACCTCTGTTCTACAGGCAGGGTATCAGATGGGAAGACCATATACCTTTAAAGATAGTAACAGGAAAGCTTAAAAATTCAGTCATACTTTTTATAAGCTCTTTTAAACATGATTTTGCAGATGTAAAATATACAGGGGAGTTTCTTGATATTAGAAAGATAAAAGGGTCTGTAAGATCAAGCATACTTAATATGAGGAAAGATTTTTATGTTGAGTTAGACGAATTTTTGGGTATAAAAAGTGTCAGAACGGATGATATAGAGTTAGAACTTGTAAAAACAGAGTACAAGTAGAGGTTCGTTATGGTAAGAAGGGTTATAGCTGTTTTTCTTTCATTATTTACACTTTCAACAGCAGGAACAGCTTACAGATTTGATACAGTTTTTTATACAGGTGCTATACAGTATGACAGCTCAATAAGAGATTCAGGTATGACAGCAGGTGTTTACTGGTATCTTGGAGTAGGGCTTGAACACTCCTTAGAAGGGGAGATAGATTACACATACATAAAGTATCTGACTCAGCCTGATCTGAACCAGTTTGATCTTACTCTTCTTTATACAAACTACTCCTTTATGAACAGAAAGATAAGATTTGGATACCACCGTATATTCTCAGATGATAAAAATACAGATATGGGAAGTATATTCACATTAGGCTATGAGTATTACATACCTTACAGGTACAGTGCAGGTTTTGATATTAACTACTCATTTTATCCTGATTACTCAACTGGTAAAAAGGGATTATCAGTTTTCCAGATAACACCTGGTATAAGCTACAGTTTTGGTGACTACTACAGTTATGGAAGTTTTACAGCGGGACTTAAAGCTTATCTGATACAGCTGTCTGATAATACAGGGTTCGGTAAGAGCTTTTACTCAACAGAGGGAAGTTTAGATTATTACTACGGCAGTCTTACAGCAGGTTTTTCTTTATGGGCTGGGGAGCAGTCATTCGCCGTTAAGAACCACGGCTTTATCGTTTACAATCTTTCAGAAAAATACACAGGAGGATACTCTTTATACCTTAGGTATATCTTAAGTAAAAATATGAGCTTTACAGGAAAGTACAGCAGAACAGAGTTTAAAGAAGCAGGGAGTCCTTTAAAGAGTAAGGCGAGTATATTTGTGATCACGGTGGGAACAACATTTTAGAGGAATGTGATGAGAGGAATCATATCTATCTTACTTATACTTTCTGTTTTTTCTTACGCTTTAGATTATGAAAAGATAAAAGATGCCTACTACAGATCCTACCAGTATGAAAAGGTTGGGGATTTTGAGAATGCTGTAAAATCAATCATGATCGTGTATAAAGAGTATCCTGAAGGTTACACTGTAAATCTCAGACTTGGATGGCTTTATTACCTTAATAAGAATTACGCAAACTCCATATACCATTATGAGAAGGCTTTAAAGGTCATCCCGTCATCTGTTGAAGCGAAACTGGGGTACACGCTCCCCCTTTTAGCCCAGGGGAAGTATACAGATGTTGAGAAGATATGCTACCAGATACTTAACACAGATTTTTATAACTATTATGGAAATCTAAGACTGTCCTTTGTCTTAAGGATGCAGAAAAAGTATGATATGGCTGTAAAGGTTATAAATAAGATGCTCTCTTTATATCCTACAGATATTAATTTTCTAACTGAGCTTGCTCTTGTAAGGTTTTATCAGGGGGATAAAAAACAGGCTGAGTATCTTTTTAAGGATATACTCATACTTGATCCTGAAAATGTAACAGCAAAGGAGTACCTGAAAAAATTAAGATGACAGACCACCTTTTCGTTTATGGAACGTTAAAAAGGGGCTACAGACTTCATCACTATCTAAAGAATTCCAGATTCGTATCTGAAGGTTTTGTAAAAGGATACAGGATGTATCTCGTTTCATGGTATCCGGCTGTTGTGAAAGGTGATGGTATCGTTTATGGTGAGGTTTATAAGATAGATGAAAGAACTCTTAAGATTATAGACAGGGTTGAGGATGAAGGGAGTCTATATGTAAGGGAGATTGAAAATGTTGAGACAGAAAAAGGGATAATACCGTGTTATATCTATATTTACAGGGGAAAAGTGGAAGGGCTAAAAGAGATAAAGTCAGGCAGATTTTAATCCTGCTTTCTTAGCTCCCTATCCTCGTAGTATCTCTTAACTATCTCAAATATACCGTGGAATAAAAACTCGTAGGTGTATTCCCATGCTATAAGCTCATCTTTATCAAGATCAAATATCCTTTCCATACTTTTTGAAAAGCTTTCAGTCAGGGATCTCTGGTATTCAGGCTGGAAGTTTAGTGAGATATAAATAGATGCTATCTCTTCATTTAAAACCATAGCTTTTTCCCAGTCTGTAGGATTGAGTATGAAAAGTCTTATTAGCTCTCCTGTTTTCATTGTTAAAAGTTTAACACTTTCGCTGTCCATACCAAGTTTATCTTTTATACTGTGAAATCCTGTTTCTAAAGCATCATCCAGGAATCTTTCAACGGCTTTAAAGCTGTTCTTTACCTTCTGGTATGTATCATCTGAAAGTCTGTATATCCTTTTCTTCCTTGCCTTCATATAAACGGAGCTGAACTTAAGTTCAGGTTCCTTTGAGATAGGGTCTACAGCATCTGAAACAAGGATGTTTGTAGGGAAATGGTAGATCTTTCCGTATCCAAAGGGTGCAAAAAGAACACCCCTTCTGATACTTCCAACCTTTGTTTTTATATAGATCTGTCCCCTCTTTGATCTTACATTTATGTAGTCATTGTCTACAATACCAAGTTCAAAAGCATCCTTCTCATTTATCAGTATGTAAGGCTCGGCCTCGTCTCTGAGCAGTTCAAGGGATTTTCCTGTTCTGGTCATTGTGTGCCACTGCTTTTTTGTTCTTCCTGTAGTCAGGATAAAAGAGTATGGATACTTTACCCTGTCTTCAGGTTCTTTAAAAACAGCTCTGTTGAACTTTGCCTTTCCGGATGGGGTTGGAAACTTTTTGTCCCTGTATAGCCATCTTTCACCCCATCTCTTTGGAAGGTCTTCATAACTGAAATCAGAGATATCACACAGCCTGCCTTTTGTTGTCTTTTTATACTCGTCAAATATTTCCTTTGAGCTTTTATAACTGAAATGTTCTTCCCAGCCTAATCTTTTTGCTACCTCACAGAATATCTCCCAGTCGTGCTTACACTGTGGTGGAGGATCTCTGAATATGCCGTTGTATGTTATGGTTCTGTCAGAACCTGTCATCACACCTTCTTTCTCACCCCACTGTGTTGCAGGAAGGACTAAATTTGCATAATCAACAGAGTCAGTCAGATAGGCATCCTGAACTATCACAAATGTATTTCTTAAAGCTTTCCAGAATTTATTAAGGTTAGGCATGGTAACGGCAGGATTTGTACAGACAATCCAGAAGAGCTTTATATCACCATCTATCATTCTTTCAACAGCTTCAACAGCGGTTACTCCAGGTTTTTCTTTTATAGATCCTTCATGAATCTTCCAGAATCTCTCCATAAAATCCCTGTCCTCTTTATTTCTCACATCCCTGTATCCTGGAAGTCCGTTAACAAGATAGCCAACCTCCCTTCCACCCATGGCGTTTGGCTGACCTGTAAGTGAGAACGGACAGCCTTTCTCATTAATTCTGCCTGTGGCAAGATGAAGGTTTATCAGGGAGATATTTTTCATCGTTCCATTTGAAGACTGGTTCAACCCCATAGTCCAGAAAGAGATCAGTTTCTTACTGAAAGCATAGATCTCTGCCAGTTTATATATATGACTCTCTTTTATACCACATATCTGAGCTGCTATATCAGGAGGGTATCTCTCTGCTTCATCTATAGCATCTTCAAAGTTTTCAGTATGTTCTTTTATAAATCCGTAATCAAGCCATCCTTTTTTGTTAAGTAAGTACAGAACACTGTTAAAAAGTACCGTATCTGTTCCAGGTTTTATATCAATCCATATATCAGCTTTATCTGCTGTTGCTGTTTTAACAGGGTCTATAACTATTATTCTGGTTTCAGGATACTCTTTCTTTCTCTTCAGAACCCTTTTAAAGAGTACAGGATGTGTCCATGCTGCGTTAGATCCTGCGAATACAAAGGCATCTGAATCATCAATATCCTCATAACTTCCAGGTACACCATCAGAGCCAAAAGAGAGTTTGTATCCCATAACAGCTGATGCCATACACAGCCTTGAGTTTGCATCTATATTGTTTGTTCTTATAAACCCTTTAACAAATTTGTTTATAACGTAGCTGTCCTCTGTTGTTAGCTGGCCTGATATATAGAAGTAGTTTTCATCTGGTTTATTATGGGTCAGTTTTTCAGAGATTATATCAAATGCCTCCTCCCAGCTTATCTCTCTGAACTGTTCTTTTTTATTCTCCCTGTAAAGTGGGGATGGAACACGTCCAATATCCATAACCTTGGGATATGGTACAGGCTTTAGACAGAGGTCACCTGATGTTGCAGGATGTTTTTTATCACCTCTTATCTTTGTTCTTCCTTTTCTGTCTTTAAAGATCTCCAGACCACATCCTACCCCACAGTAAGGGCACTGGGCTTTTGCGAGAATCTCACTCATCTTAAA is a window of Persephonella marina EX-H1 DNA encoding:
- a CDS encoding urea transporter; this translates as MRVKIKEDIKAIFNSYSEIFFFENYLAGSVLFFLTFLNPNIGVAGIIALFSAYIFARFLKMEKEFLSSGFYTYNPLLVGLSIGYLFKITPLTVFFIAASGILTFVFSVMLFSLFSYYLRLPILSIPFVVISSTIYLAVSNYSNLFVSSLYPHINFSFLENYIPVWVSGYFKSLGTILFLPDILAGFIFSLVIFYISRILFFLSVIGYYSGTFASGILTGSLYQAFSDISHFNFILISMALGGIFLIPSIRSYFVALTGVITSTIVLSAIKTFWALYGIPAFTLPFNIITLTFIYVLGIVGFPFVARIIRKTPEETLDFYLTNLKRYKGSERTLHLPFSGRWTVYQGFNGRWTHKGGWRYAYDFVITDEEGKTYRNEGLELEDYYAFRKPVLSPVRGRVVKVINDLPDNPIGQVDRENSWGNLVIIHDPRGFYVEISHLSYRSVKVKEGDWVEVGSYIGLCGNSGYSPQPHIHIQVQLSDSVGGYTVPFSFVNFISDGRFYSNDLPDEGSVVEPVFPDKTLELKFSFVLDNSFEYKVLKKGKEEERLKITVKMSPDGTFYFDSGKGKLYFGKYEGTFYFFRLDGDDEYLKLLFEALPKIPLFYRQGIRWEDHIPLKIVTGKLKNSVILFISSFKHDFADVKYTGEFLDIRKIKGSVRSSILNMRKDFYVELDEFLGIKSVRTDDIELELVKTEYK
- a CDS encoding tetratricopeptide repeat protein, encoding MRGIISILLILSVFSYALDYEKIKDAYYRSYQYEKVGDFENAVKSIMIVYKEYPEGYTVNLRLGWLYYLNKNYANSIYHYEKALKVIPSSVEAKLGYTLPLLAQGKYTDVEKICYQILNTDFYNYYGNLRLSFVLRMQKKYDMAVKVINKMLSLYPTDINFLTELALVRFYQGDKKQAEYLFKDILILDPENVTAKEYLKKLR
- a CDS encoding gamma-glutamylcyclotransferase family protein; amino-acid sequence: MTDHLFVYGTLKRGYRLHHYLKNSRFVSEGFVKGYRMYLVSWYPAVVKGDGIVYGEVYKIDERTLKIIDRVEDEGSLYVREIENVETEKGIIPCYIYIYRGKVEGLKEIKSGRF
- a CDS encoding nitrate reductase; translation: MSEILAKAQCPYCGVGCGLEIFKDRKGRTKIRGDKKHPATSGDLCLKPVPYPKVMDIGRVPSPLYRENKKEQFREISWEEAFDIISEKLTHNKPDENYFYISGQLTTEDSYVINKFVKGFIRTNNIDANSRLCMASAVMGYKLSFGSDGVPGSYEDIDDSDAFVFAGSNAAWTHPVLFKRVLKRKKEYPETRIIVIDPVKTATADKADIWIDIKPGTDTVLFNSVLYLLNKKGWLDYGFIKEHTENFEDAIDEAERYPPDIAAQICGIKESHIYKLAEIYAFSKKLISFWTMGLNQSSNGTMKNISLINLHLATGRINEKGCPFSLTGQPNAMGGREVGYLVNGLPGYRDVRNKEDRDFMERFWKIHEGSIKEKPGVTAVEAVERMIDGDIKLFWIVCTNPAVTMPNLNKFWKALRNTFVIVQDAYLTDSVDYANLVLPATQWGEKEGVMTGSDRTITYNGIFRDPPPQCKHDWEIFCEVAKRLGWEEHFSYKSSKEIFDEYKKTTKGRLCDISDFSYEDLPKRWGERWLYRDKKFPTPSGKAKFNRAVFKEPEDRVKYPYSFILTTGRTKKQWHTMTRTGKSLELLRDEAEPYILINEKDAFELGIVDNDYINVRSKRGQIYIKTKVGSIRRGVLFAPFGYGKIYHFPTNILVSDAVDPISKEPELKFSSVYMKARKKRIYRLSDDTYQKVKNSFKAVERFLDDALETGFHSIKDKLGMDSESVKLLTMKTGELIRLFILNPTDWEKAMVLNEEIASIYISLNFQPEYQRSLTESFSKSMERIFDLDKDELIAWEYTYEFLFHGIFEIVKRYYEDRELRKQD